Within Raineyella sp. W15-4, the genomic segment CCTTCAACGAGGCCGTGTCGTACACGGTGACCTGCGCGGACCAGGCCGAGATCGACCGCTACTGGGCACAACTGTCGAAGGTCCCCGAGGCGGAGCAGTGCGGCTGGTGCAAGGACCAGTTCGGGGTCAGCTGGCAGATCATCCCGGCCGACATGGGCACGTTGATGGCCCGCCCGAACGCCTATCAGCACATGCTGGCGATGAAGAAGCTGGTGATCGACGCGTTCTGACCCGTACGGTCGGCCACTGCCCCGCCCATCGGCCGGATCGCCGGCTGGCGGGCGGGGCAGTGTAGGCTGAGACGAGGTGAGTCGGGAAGCCTGGTCGACGATTCCATAGGCCCATTCCCTGGAGTGACTCCGATGACTCGCCCTGCACGTCTTGCCCGCCCTGCAGTTCGTTCCCGCCGGAACGGTGTGTTCCCATCGCCGGCAAGCCTCGTCGAGACCTCACGGATCCTCGCTCTGCTGCGTCAGGAGACCGTCGGCGGCGGCCTGCTGGTCGCGATGGCGGCGCTGGCGCTGGTCTGGGCGAACTCACCGGCGGCCGGCAGCTACACCGGGCTGCGTGACCTCCGGGTCGGCTACCCACCGTGGCAGCTGGATCTGACCCTCGGGGCCTGGGCATCCGACGGTCTGCTGACGATCTTCTTCTTCCTCGTCGGCCTGGAGCTCAAGCGCGAGTTCGTCGCCGGAGACCTGCGTCGCTTCGGCACCGCCATCAAGCCGATCCTCGCGGCCGCCGGCGGCGTGGCGACGCCGGCGCTGGTCTACCTGGCCATCGCCGGGCGGGATCCCGGGCTGCGCCACGGCTGGGCGATCCCCACCGCGACCGATATCGCCTTCGCCGTGGCGGTACTCGCCCTGATCGGATCCCACCTGCCGAGTCCGCTGCGGATCTTCCTGCTCACCCTGGCTGTGGTCGACGACCTGATCGCGATCGGCATCATCGCGGTCGCCTACACCGACGCGATCCATCCGCTGCCGCTGCTGCTCGCCCTGGCAACGATCGGAGCGTACGGCCTGATCGCCCAGATGTTCCGGCGGTTCCTCGGCGACCATCCGGCGGCAGTCTGGCTCGTACTGTTGCCGATCGGCGCGGTCGCGTGGGCCTTCATGCATGCTTCCGGCATCCACCCCACCATCGCCGGCGTACTGCTCGGTTTCACCGTCCCGGTGCTGCACCACCGGCGCGACCGGGACTCGCTCACCGGGCCGGGACTGTCCGAACGGCTCGACCATCAGCTCCGGCCGCTGTCGACAGGGTTCGCGGTCCCACTGTTCGCCTTCTTCTCCGCCGGCGTCGCGGTCGGCGGACCCGACGGCTGGCGGGCGACGTTCACCGACCCGCTGACGATCGCGGTCGTGGCCGCACTGGTACTGGGCAAGCCCACGGGAATCGTCCTCACGACCTGGGTGCTGACCCGAGTGACCCGGGTCGAGCTCGATCCCAGCGTGCAGTGGGTGGATCTGATCGGCGTCGGACAGCTGGCCGGGATCGGTTTCACCGTCTCCCTGCTGGTCACCGAGCTCGCTTTCGACCCCGGCCAGACCGCGCACGACCACGCCAAGGTCGCGATCCTGGCCGCCTCCATCGTGTCGGCCGTCCTGGCCGCGGTGATCCTGGGCGACCGGAACCGCCACTACCGCAGGATCGAGGATGTCGGAAGCGACCGGGACGAGGACGCCTCCTCCGGGCCGGGCGAAGAGGCTCGCGCCGGTTCAGACGAACAGCGCCAGGGTCACGGTGAAGATCAGGGTGTCCTGGCAGACGTGGATGAGCCACGGGAATGACGGCGGCCGGCTCCGCGGGCGACGATCAGGGTGGTGGTGAACAGCACCAGGCAGACCGGCAGCCAGACGGCGCGTTCCAGCGGGCTGCGGGTGATCGCGTTGAGCACCACGGCGAGGCCCGCCAGGCCGACGATCCCCCAGGACGCGACGGGCAGGGCCGCGGCCGGCAGCGGCGCCCACACCCGCCAGCCGGCCCGGCGCAGCACGACCAGGCCGACGAGCGGCCAGACGATCGCCGCGACGGCACTGGAGACCCGCAGTTCACGAGGGAGCTCGGCGACGGCACCACCGTAGGCCGCCTGCCCCCACGGTGCGCCCAGCGCGAGCGCGAGCTGGAAGACCGCGGTCACGCCGGTCACCCCAGCCGCCACCACGGCGGCGCTGCGCACGGTCGGCGCCCCGGCCGGCCATGCCCGTACGGTCATCATCCGTTCCCTTCACGCGTCCGGGCCAGGTGGGCCCGGGCATTGTCGATCAACGTGTCCAGTTCCCGCTCCAGGGCGGCGACGTCGACACCCCGGTCGATGCCGTCGTCGTACGACTCCAACCCCTGCCAGGCAGTCGCCAGCAGCACGGCGCCCGCCTCGGTCAACGAGACCTGCACCGCGCGGGCGTCCTGGCCGCTCGGGGCCACCCGGACCAGGCCCCGTCCGGTCAGCGCGGTGATCCGCTGGGTGATCGAAGCCCGGGAGACGTCGAGGTTGTCGGCGATCTCGCGCTGGTTCGGGTGATCGAGGACCCCCACCATCAGCAGCACCACGAGCAGCGAGTAGCTGATGTCGTGATGCGTTCGCAGGTAGTGGTCGGCGGCCTTGTCGACCAGCACCGTGGCCTGGTGCAGTTTGAAGGCGAGGCTGTCGGAGATGGGGCTGCTGGGTTCGTCCGTCATACTGTTAAGTAGTTAACAGTATGGCCTGCGGTGGTGTCAACCCCGTCCGGAGCCCCTGCCGGTCTCCACGCCCCGCCGACAGATCCCCTACCTCCGCCTCACATCCTTCTCGTCCCAGGGCATGACGTCGGGCACAGACAACCCGACACAATTGGAGGTGTCGGCGACAGAAACGCCGGTCAGCGGGCTCGACCGTTCCGGTTCCGACGGCGACGGCCCGCGTCGGATCTCGGCTCCGGGAGGACGGATGGCGCTCGGATATCTCTTCGGTGCCCTGCCATGGGCAGTGGTGGGCCTGCTGCTCCTGTGGGCTCCGCGCCGGCCCCGGCCGCTCGCCGGGGCGGTGTTCCTGCTGAGCGTCGTCCTCGGAGAGTGGCCGGCATTCCCGCTGGGCTACCTCGCCGTGATGACCTGGGGACAGTGGCGCGACGAGTGGGTGCCCGGCGCCTGGCCGGGACTGGTCGTCACCGCGATCGGCGCCGCGGCCTTCCTCACGATCGCCGTCCGGAGCCAGTGGGCACCGGTCACGGTGATCCGAGCCCTGGACGCGGGCCTGGGGCCGGGGTGGGAGTCCCGGCTCGACCCCGCGGCGCGGGAACGCTGGCAGGACTACGCCCACCCGGGCCCGTGGCCCGGCCCCGATGCGGGGCGGCGGCTGCGGCTGTTCCTGCTGCCGTTCTGGCTGCTCAGTCCCCGGATCGAGCGCCTCCCCGACGTCCCGTACGGCATCGACGATCGGCGGCAACACCTGGACCTCTACCGCTCCCGCGACCAGGGCGCCGGAGCGTCCGTCCTGGTGTACTTCCACGGCGGTGGCTACACCGGCGGCTCGAAGCGGTGGGAGTCGCGGTGGCTGCTGCAGCAGTTCGCCCGACGGGGGTGGCTGGTGATCAGCGCCGACTACCGGGTCCGCCCGCGCTTCGGCATGGCCGACCACCTCGCCGACGCGAAGCGAGTGATCGCCTGGGCCCACGAGCACGCCGCCGAGCACGGGGGTGACCCGCGCCGGCTGTTCGTCGCAGGATCCTCGGCCGGAGCCCACCTGACCGCGATCTGCGCCCAGACCCCGAACGACCCGGCCCTCCAGCCCGGCTTCGAGGACGCCGACACGACCGTCGCCGGCGCGATCGGACTCTACGGCTACTACGGAGACCATGACGGTGACGGAGACCATGACGGCGACTCCCGGCTCGGCCCCGTGCCGTCCTCCCCACTGCGCGTCGCACCCGGGGCGGGGACCCCGCCGTTCCTCATCGTCCATGGTGACGACGACACCGCCACGCCGGTCGAGGGCGCTCGCGCGCTCACCCGGCACCTGCGCGCCGCGCACGTCCCCGTGGCGTACGTCGAACTGCCGGGCGCCAATCACGCCTTCGACGTGCTGCGCTCCGTACGCTTCGATGCGGTGGTGGCCGGAGCGGACGCCTTCACCGCCTGGGTGCTGGGCAGCGCGGACCCGGGGGCGAACCGCCGGACCGGCTCTGCGCGACGGGGCCGGCCGGACTGACCACCCGCCGTGGCAGCGGACTGCCGATGACGATCAGCCGGTCACGCGGGGGTGACGACGGAACCCTCGGCCGGGATCCCACTGTCGTGCTCGACGACCCGACCACCCCACGCCGGCCATTCCCGGAAATCCGCGAAGAGCAGCGGCACGCCCCGGGCCAGCCTGAGGTCGAGGGCGTCCATCACCTGCAGATGCAGGTGCGGCTGGGTGGAGTTGCCGGAGTTGCCGCACTGCCCCAGCGGCGCACCGGCCACCACCTCATCGCCCGGGCGTACCGTCAGCGAGCCGGCCCGCAGGTGGACCAGTGCGACGTACGTCCCGCTGTCCGGCTCGTGCAGGATGATGTGGTTGCCGGCGATCGCGTCGATCCCTTGGCCGACCCGGCGGGCCTGACCGAGGGCGTACGGGAGCAGCGCCAGTTGGGAGCGTCGGGCGGCGTGATCGGGCTCTCCGTCGTGTACGACCACCACCCGTCCGGCGATCGGGGCCAGGATCGGACGACCGAAGCCGACGAACCGCTCGGGCGGCTCGGTGGCGAGGATGGTCCGCCAGTCGCGGGTCCGGGCCGTACGGTCCGCCTCGTCGACCGCGACGAAGTCGATCGCATGACTCTCGCCGAACAGCTCACTGCCGTGACTGGGGACACGGCGGGCCGGGCTGTTGAGCGCCCGCCATCGTCCGGTGAACGGCAGCCGCAACGTGACACTGTTCACGTCGGCCAGCCTAATCAGCGATGGACGGTGGCGGAATCGGTCGGGCTCCGGGGGACCGGAACGCACGACTGACGGAGGCCCCTCTCAGCCCTCTCCAAATCCCCCTCACTCACTCCTTTACAACAATCAAATGTGGGCGGAGGATGGAGTCATGGCGACGTCTTCCAGGACGAGTGTCGGCGAGTGGCAGGAGCACCTGCATCGCGCGGGGTTGCGCGTGACCCCGGGCCGGCTGGCCACGCTCGCCCACCTGGAGGCCCATCCGCACAGCACGGTGGCCGAGATCCTCGCCGGACTGGCCGCGGCGTTCCCCACCCTGTCGGCGCAGTCGATCCACAACATCACCCACGACCTGGCCGCCGGCGGGTTGATCCGGCGGGTCGACCTGCCCGAATCCGGCAGCGCCCGCTACGAGACCCGGGTCCACGACAACCACCACCACATCCAGTGCGTGGTCTGCGGCCGGATCGAGGACGTCGACTGCGCAGTCGGCCATGCCCCCTGCCTCACCCCCTCGCAGACCCACGGGATGCGCGTCCTCGAGGCGCAGGTGACCTTCCGCGGGGTGTGCTCGGGGTGCGAGGGCGCGCTGGCCGACGCTGCGGCCGCCGACCGTACGCCTCCCGCCGACCCCGCATCCCCGGCCGACCCTGCGTCCCGCATGTCCGCCGCCGATCCCGGCGACCGCCCGAGAGTTCCCACCCTTCGCACGAAAGGTTGACAACGATGTCCGAGCTCGACCCGACCCCTCACCTGCCCTATCCCACGGAAGGCTCGGCCAACCCGTCGTGGTGGCCGCACCGCCTCAACCTCAAGATCCTGGCGAAGAACCCCCAGGAGGCCGACCCGCTGGGCCCCGACTTCGACTACAAGCAGGCCTTCCTCGGTCTCGACCTGACCGAGGTGAAGCAGGACCTCGCCCGGGTGCTCACCACCTCGCAGCCGTGGTGGCCGGCCGACTTCGGCAACTACGGCCCGCTGATCATCCGGATGGCCTGGCACAGCACCGGCACCTACCGCGTCTTCGACGGCCGCGGGGGTGGCGGCACCGGCCAGCAGCGGTTCGCCCCGCTGAACAGCTGGCCGGACAACATCAGCCTGGACAAGGCCCGGCGGCTGCTGTGGCCGGTGAAGCAGAAGTACGGGCGCGCCCTGTCCTGGGGAGACCTGATGGTCCTCGCCGGCAACGTCGCCCTGGAGATCATGGGGCTGAAGACGTTCGGCTTCGGCGGCGGCCGTCCCGACGTGTGGGAGCCCGACGACGACGTGTACTGGGGCGCCGAGCCCACCTGGCTGGCCGACGACCAGCGGTTCACCGGCCAGCGGGAGCTGGACAAGCCGCTGGCCGCGACCCACATGGGCCTGATCTACGTCAACCCGGAGGGCCCTGAGGGGGTGCCCGATCCGGTGGCCGCCGGCGCGGACATCCGGACCACCTTCTCCCGGATGGGGATGACCGACGAGGAGACGGTCGCACTGATCGCCGGCGGTCACACCTTCGGCAAGACCCACGGCGCCGCGCCGGACGCCGAGCACCTCGGCCCTGCCCCCGAGGCCGCCCCGCTGGAGCAGCAGGGCCTGGGGTGGAAGAACTCGTACGGCACCGGCGTCGGTGACGACACCATCACCAGCGGCATCGAGGTGACCTGGACCTACCACCCGACCCGCTGGGACGACGAGTTCCTGCACATCCTCTTCGCGTACGAGTGGGAGGTCGTCAGGGGACCGGGCGGCCACTACCACTGGAAGCCTCAGCAGGGCGGCGAGGACATGGTGCCGCTGGCCCACTCCGAGGGCCGCCGCGAGCCGCGGATGCTCACCACCGATATCGCACTGCGGGTGGATCCGGGCTTCGGGCCGATCGCCCGCCGGTTCAAGGACGACCAGCAGGCGTTCACCGAGGCGTTCGCCCGGGCCTGGTTCAAGCTCACCCACCGCGACATGGGTCCGAAGACCCGCTACCTCGGCGCCGAGGTGCCGGCGGAGGACCTGATCTGGCAGGACCCGCTGCCGGCGCGGGACTACCAGCTGATCGACGCCGCCGATGTGGTGACGCTGCGGCAGGCGGTGCTGGGGTCCGGGCTGAGCGTGGCCGACCTGGTGTCGACCGCCTGGGCCTCGGCCGCGTCCTTCCGGGGCAGCGACAAGCGCGGCGGTGCCAATGGCGCCCGGATCCGGCTGGCGCCGCAGCGCAACTGGGAGGTCAACCGCCCCGGTGAGCTCGGTCGGGTGCTGGCTGTCCTGGAGACGATCCAGCAGGACTTCAACACCGCCCAGGCGGAGCAGAACACCGGCAAGCAGGTGTCGCTGGCCGACCTGATCGTGCTGGCCGGCGACGTCGCGGTGGGCAAGGCGGCCGCCGACGCCGGCGTCGAGGTGGAGGTGCCCTTCACCCCGGGTCGTACGGATGCCGTGCAGGAGCAGACCGACGTCACGTCGGTCGGCTACCTGGAACCCAGCCACGACGGGTTCCGCAACTACCTCAAGGAGGGGGTGCACCGGCTGCCGGCCGAGCACCTGCTGGTCGACCGGGCCAATCTGCTGACCCTGACCGCCCCGGAGATGGCCGTGCTGGTCGGCGGCCTGCGGGTGCTCGGGGCGAACTGGGACGGCTCGTCGTACGGCGTGTTCACCCAGCGGCCGGGCGTCCTGACGAACGACTTCTTCGTCAACCTGCTCGATCTCAACACGGTCTGGGCCTCCGCGGACGAGGAGTCGACGACCTTCCGGGCCACCGACGCCGTGACCGGTGCGGCCACCTGGACCGGCACCCGGGTGGACCTGGTGTTCGGGGCGAACTCCGAGCTGCGGGCCGTCGCCGAGGTGTACGCCAGCGACGACGCCAAGGAGCAGTTCGTCCGCGACTTCGTCGCCGCCTGGGTGAAGGTGTCGGAGCTGGACCGGTTCGACCTGCGCTGATTCCACCCCGAACGGTTCACCCACCGAGCGCGTTCCACCACCTGCAGGCCTCGCCCGCGCCTTTGTGCTGGTAGTCAGCCACAATCGCGCGGGTGAGGCGCACCTGGAGCAGGGCGAGGCGGACCGGCCCTGCTATCGAGCCCCCGGGTGGACCCAGGTCACGCCGTCGAACCGGGCGAAGTCGCTGTCGTACGACACCAGGTCCACGCCGTGCTCGATCGCCAGCGCCGCCAGGTGAGCGTCCGTCACCAGGTTGCCGCGCAGGTCTCCCTCGGTCAGCAACCGGCCGAGGATCTCCCCGTGTCGGGCTCCCGCGCTCGGTACCCAGGCCTGGTCAGCCGCCAGCCAGTCGGTCACGTATCCCCAGGCCGCGGCCGCGTCGAGTGGTCGGGCGGTGACCCGTGGGTGGGTGATGATCCGCTGGAAGGCGACCAGCGAGATCCACGGGAGCCCGACTCTGGTGGCACCATTCAGCGCGCCCTCCAGCCAATCCCGCGCCTCGGCGTGAAAGCGACTGTCGGCGTCGACCGCATACAGGAGCACATTCGCGTCGACGATCACGCGTCGTCCTCGTCCAGAAGGTCGAGCACCTCGGCAATATTGGAGACATCGACGCGAAGACCCACATGGGCGGTCCGCTGAGTGAACGTCTTCCGCCGCGTGCCGGCCCGCTCCATGCCGGCCCGGGCCAACTGGTTCACCGCCTCGGCAAGGCCGAGGTGGCGCTCGCGGCGCAGCCGCTCGACGGCAGCGGCGACGTCGTCATCGAGTCTGATCGTCGTACGCATGGCGCAACTCTACATCGTGATGCGCTGACTACGGCATCACTGATGCCGCGCGCGGGACCCGGTAACACGCCGCCGGCGTCCGGGCCCCCACCCCGGACGACCGGAACGCACCGCAGGCGTATGATTCTGATTTGTCAGTACAAATCGTCGGAGCTGCTTCGGAGAAGACCCATGATCTGGTTGGCCGTGATGCTTGTCGCGGCGCTCATCGCGCTCGACAAGTCCCTCCTGCCCGGGGCCGCGATCCTCGGGATCGGCGCCCTCGCGAACATCATTCCCGCCAAGGAGGCCACCGGTGTCACCCTCGCCCTGATCATCATCGCCGACTGGACGGCGATCTGGGCGTTCCGGAAGAACGTCGACCGGAAGACGCTGCGCCGTCTGCTGCCGAACGTCGTCGTCGGGGTGGTCCTCGGTGCCGGCTTCCTCTTCGTCGCCGACGACACGGTGACCCGACGGGTGATCGGTGCCATCATCCTCGTCTTCGTCACCTGGAACGTCGCCCCGATGATCCGCCGCTACCTGCGGGAACGGACGAACGCCCGTACGGCCGCCGAGAACACCATCGCTGACAACACGGTCGCCGATCGTACGGACGGCGCCGACGCGGCCGGTCCGGACACCGGCGTCGCGACGGAGTACCTTACGGCGGCCGACAGCCCGTCCGGCACCGCGTCCACCGAGGTCGTGTCGGTCCCACCCACCGAGGTCACGCCCACCGAGACCGCCCTACCGGCCGCGGGGCCGCGGCGCACGAAGGGCATCCTCTTCGGGACCCTGGCCGGGTTCACCACCATGGTCGCCAACGCCGGCGGGCCGGTCACCTCGATGTACTTCATGACCGAGGGGTTCTCCGTCCGCCTCTTCCTCGGCACCACGGCCTGGTTCTACCTGATCATCAACCTGGTCAAACTGCCCTTCTCACTCGGTCTCGGCATGATCACCACCAGTTGGCTGCCGATGATCGCCGCCTCGATCCCGGTGATCATCGCCACCGTCGCCGTCGGGCGATGGGCCTCGGGACGGATCAACCGCTCCGTCTTCAACGTCCTGATCGTGATCCTCACCCTGGTGACCGGGGTGATGCTGCTCGTCTAGGTCGTCCGGTCGGGATCGGGCCCCGCTGAGCCTCAGCCGCCGAGGCGTCCCACCTCGCGGTCGAGCAGAGCCAGCGCCTCCCCGGTCTCTACAGCACCGACCAGGACGGCCTGGGTGATGCCGTGACTCAGCGCGATCAGCCGCACCGCATCGGATCGTGCCACGGCCGGGTCTCGGTCGCCGGGCAGGGCGATGACCAGCTCGGTGGCGGCGTCGAACCCGCCGGACAGGGCCTCGCGGACGATCGCCCCGATCTCCGGATCGGCCGTGGAGGCAGCCACGTACGTGTACCAGACAGCCGCGCCACGGCGGAAGGTCTCGGTGTCGGGGACGGGCTGGCGGACCAGGGAGGCCAGGCGGGCGGCGGCGTCCTGCCCCTGCCCGGCCGCGTACCACGCCTCCGACGACAGGGCGACGATGGTGCGCGCCCCCTCGAGCACCAGCTCCCGCATGGACCCGAAGTAGTGCTGGATCCTGCCGACCGACACCCCGGCCGCGTCGGCGACGGCCTGATAGCTCACCCCGGCGATGCCGCGCCGGTAGATCACCGACCACAGAGCCAGCACGATCTCCTGCCGACGCTGGGCGTGGTCGACGATCCTGGGCATACCTCCAGCGTAGTGGACCCCGAAGGTTTACAATACGAACGTATCGCAAAAGTGTGAGAGCGACCCCGTAGATCCGACCGCGGGGATCCGAGTCGCAAATAATCCCGACGATCCGATCCCGACGATCCCGACGATCCGACCACTGCCCGAGGGGGACCGATGGTGGACCGCAGCACCGCTCGACACCGCACCACCGGCGTGCAGCGCCGGTGGTGGCGACGACTCGCCCTGCTGGTCCTGCTCGGCTTCGCGCTCGGCGGCGCGACCGGCGCCGTCCGGACGCTGCTCGGTCCGCCCGGGGTGGGGCACTTCCGGTCCGAGCGCGGCCGCGCCGAGTATGCCGCGGCGTATGACGAGGCGATGTCCGCCCTGCCGCCACCGACCGCTGTCCACGACGTCGCGACCCGCTGGGGCACCGTGCGGGTGTACGAGTGGGCCCCACCGGGCTCCGCGGGGCGCACCCCGGTGGTCCTGTTGCCGGGGCGCAGCTCCGGCGTACCGATGTGGCAGGTGAATCTGCCGGGCTTCGCCGCGCAGCGCCGCATCCTCGCCCTCGACGCGTTGGGCGACGCAGGCATGTCGGTGCAGGGTGTGCCGCTGGCCTCGTTCGACGACATGGCCGTCTGGATCCACGAGGTCCTCACCCGGCTTGCCCCGGACGGTGCTCACGTGGTGGGGCACTCGTTCGGCGGGGCGACCGCGGCGGCGTACGCGCGGCAGTACCCGGACGACGTGGTGTCGCTGACCCTGCTGGAGCCGGTGTTCACCTTCGCCCGCCCTCCGGCGGACATGATGGGGTGGGCCGTGCTCGGTTCGTTTCCCGGCCTGCCGGACCCGGTGCGGGAGCTGGCCCTGGGCAGGATCGGCGGCGGGACGTACGACCCGGACGACCCGCTGGCCCGGATGATCGCCGAGGGCTCGAAGCACTACACGGCGGCGCTGCCGACCCCGAACCCGCTCACCGAGGACCAGGCCGCACGGTTGACCATGCCGGTGTACGTGGCGATCGCCTCGACCGACTCACTGGCCGGCGGGCGCCGCGCCGCCGACCGGGCGACCGCTGTGCTCCCCCACGGCATCGTCGAGACCTGGCCCGACACCACGCACTCCCTGCCGATGCAGGTGGCCGGCCCGCTCGAGGAGCGCCTGGAACGTCTGTGGGCCGAGCAGGAGGGATAGCGACCACCCGGCGACCGGTGGCGTGCCACGATGGAGGAACCTCGACAAGGAGCAACGTGATGGCGAAGAAGCGTTGGCAGGATCTCACCAAGGGACAGCAGGCGGCGATGCTGACGCTGGCCTCCGTCCAGCTCTCGCTGGCCGCGACGGCCTGGGCGGACCTGGCACGCCGCCCGGCCAACGCCGTGCGGGGCCGCAAGGGCGTCTGGGCCGCGGTGATCGCGATCAACTTCATCGGCCCGATCCTCTACTTCCTGCGCGGGCGCCGGGCCTGAGCCGCTCCCTCACGGTGCCCACCCTTGCCACCACTTGCTAGCCTGATCCCGTGACGCGCAAGCTCTACACTGGCCGACTCGTCGATGTCTCGTTCGACGGGGAGATCTGCCAGCACGCGGCGGAATGCGTCCGCGGGATGCCGGAGGTCTTCAACACCAGGGCCCGGCCGTGGATCAATCTCGAGCCGGCCGCGACCCCGGAGGGCGCCGCCCAGCTGATCGCGGTCGTCGGCCGCTGTCCCTCGGGCGCCCTGAAGATCGAACGCGGCGCGGAGCACGCCGCGGGCTGAACCACCGGTCGAGCCGCTCGGTCGCCCTTACCCCCCCGGTCGGCTCGATGCTCGGTGGACCGCTGCCACCGGTCGGGAGGAGAACGACGTGACCGAGCCCCTCACCCTCGCCGACCGGATCGACGCGGGCTTGCGGGCCCGCGCCCGGCCCGAGCGGGCGGTCGCCGAGAAGGCCTATCTCAAGAGCGCCCTGGAGCACTACGGCACCACGTTGCCGGCGGTCCGGACGACCGTACGCGAAGTGACCGGGCGGGATCCGCTGGACCATGACGTCCTGATCACCCTGGTCGAGGCGCTCTGGGCAGTCCCGGTCCACGAACGTCGGGCGGCCGCTGTGGAGGCGCTGGAGGCCTCCGTCGGCGTACTGCAGGCCGACGACCTCGCGCTGCTCGAGCGGCTGCTGCGAGAATCGGGCACCTGGGCGCTGGTGGACAACCTGGCGGCGTCGGTGGTCGGACCGCTCGTCGAGCGCAACCCGGCACTGGGCGTGGCCCTGGATCGCTGGGCCATCGACGACGACTTCTGGATCCGCCGCTCCGCCCTGCTGGCGCTGCTGATCCCGTTGCGCCGCGGTGACGGCGACTTCGACCGGTTCGCCCGCTACGCCGATGCCATGCTCGAGGAGAAGGAGTTCTTCATCCGCAAGGCGATCGGCTGGGTGCTCCGCGACACCGGACGCAAACGCCCGGACCTGGTGTTCGGATGGTTGCTCCCCCGCGCCGACCGCGCGTCCGGGGTGACCGTCCGGGAGGCGGTGAAACCGCTGAGCGAGGCGCAGCGCGACGCCATCGCGGCGGTCCGGCGACGCCCCGTCCGATCGGGCAGTTGATTCGCCTAGCCTGAAGTCATGCTCTTTCACGTCGACGCCATCCTGTTCGACATCGATGGCACCCTGGTGGATTCAACGGCTGCAGTGACCCGCACCTGGCGGACCTGGGCCGGTGTGCACGGCTTCGACGCGGAGGAGATCCTCCGGGTCTGTCACGGCCGGCGCAGCGAGGACACCGTCGCGGCGTTGCTTCCGGAGGAGCACCGCGCGGCGGCGGTGATCGAGCTGGAGCGGATGGAACTCTCCGACCTGAGTGACGTGATCGCGCTGCCGGCGACCCGTCGGCTGTTGACGGAGCTGCCGCCGAGCCGGTGGGCAGCGGTGACCTCCGGTTCGCGACGCCTCATGCTGGCGCGCCTCGCGACCGCCGGCCTGCCCGCCCCCGAGGTGCTGATCTCGGCGGAGGACGTGACGGTGGGCAAGCCCGACCCCGAGGGCTATCTACGCGCTGCCGGGGCTCTCGGCCGTGACGCCCGGCGCTGCCTGGTGATCGAGGACGCGCCGGCCGGGATCCGGGCCGGTCGAGCGGCGGGCGCCCGGGTGCTGGCCGTGGCGAC encodes:
- a CDS encoding ribbon-helix-helix protein, CopG family gives rise to the protein MRTTIRLDDDVAAAVERLRRERHLGLAEAVNQLARAGMERAGTRRKTFTQRTAHVGLRVDVSNIAEVLDLLDEDDA
- a CDS encoding sulfite exporter TauE/SafE family protein codes for the protein MIWLAVMLVAALIALDKSLLPGAAILGIGALANIIPAKEATGVTLALIIIADWTAIWAFRKNVDRKTLRRLLPNVVVGVVLGAGFLFVADDTVTRRVIGAIILVFVTWNVAPMIRRYLRERTNARTAAENTIADNTVADRTDGADAAGPDTGVATEYLTAADSPSGTASTEVVSVPPTEVTPTETALPAAGPRRTKGILFGTLAGFTTMVANAGGPVTSMYFMTEGFSVRLFLGTTAWFYLIINLVKLPFSLGLGMITTSWLPMIAASIPVIIATVAVGRWASGRINRSVFNVLIVILTLVTGVMLLV
- a CDS encoding TetR/AcrR family transcriptional regulator is translated as MPRIVDHAQRRQEIVLALWSVIYRRGIAGVSYQAVADAAGVSVGRIQHYFGSMRELVLEGARTIVALSSEAWYAAGQGQDAAARLASLVRQPVPDTETFRRGAAVWYTYVAASTADPEIGAIVREALSGGFDAATELVIALPGDRDPAVARSDAVRLIALSHGITQAVLVGAVETGEALALLDREVGRLGG
- a CDS encoding alpha/beta fold hydrolase; translated protein: MVDRSTARHRTTGVQRRWWRRLALLVLLGFALGGATGAVRTLLGPPGVGHFRSERGRAEYAAAYDEAMSALPPPTAVHDVATRWGTVRVYEWAPPGSAGRTPVVLLPGRSSGVPMWQVNLPGFAAQRRILALDALGDAGMSVQGVPLASFDDMAVWIHEVLTRLAPDGAHVVGHSFGGATAAAYARQYPDDVVSLTLLEPVFTFARPPADMMGWAVLGSFPGLPDPVRELALGRIGGGTYDPDDPLARMIAEGSKHYTAALPTPNPLTEDQAARLTMPVYVAIASTDSLAGGRRAADRATAVLPHGIVETWPDTTHSLPMQVAGPLEERLERLWAEQEG
- a CDS encoding PLD nuclease N-terminal domain-containing protein; this translates as MAKKRWQDLTKGQQAAMLTLASVQLSLAATAWADLARRPANAVRGRKGVWAAVIAINFIGPILYFLRGRRA
- a CDS encoding (4Fe-4S)-binding protein gives rise to the protein MTRKLYTGRLVDVSFDGEICQHAAECVRGMPEVFNTRARPWINLEPAATPEGAAQLIAVVGRCPSGALKIERGAEHAAG
- a CDS encoding DNA alkylation repair protein, encoding MTEPLTLADRIDAGLRARARPERAVAEKAYLKSALEHYGTTLPAVRTTVREVTGRDPLDHDVLITLVEALWAVPVHERRAAAVEALEASVGVLQADDLALLERLLRESGTWALVDNLAASVVGPLVERNPALGVALDRWAIDDDFWIRRSALLALLIPLRRGDGDFDRFARYADAMLEEKEFFIRKAIGWVLRDTGRKRPDLVFGWLLPRADRASGVTVREAVKPLSEAQRDAIAAVRRRPVRSGS
- a CDS encoding HAD-IA family hydrolase, coding for MLFHVDAILFDIDGTLVDSTAAVTRTWRTWAGVHGFDAEEILRVCHGRRSEDTVAALLPEEHRAAAVIELERMELSDLSDVIALPATRRLLTELPPSRWAAVTSGSRRLMLARLATAGLPAPEVLISAEDVTVGKPDPEGYLRAAGALGRDARRCLVIEDAPAGIRAGRAAGARVLAVATSHPAAGLAAADEVIADLTACRVESTAEGLVVRTTDQADGTHRTPTGLTGR